The region CGGGCCCTGTCGGGCGAGGGTGAACTGTCCCGGCGCGCCCTCGTCCAGCCAACCCCGCTCCACCAGCCGCTTCAACTTTCCCCGGGTCCCCTCGATCTTCCTGGTCGTCGTCGGCAGACCGATCCGCGGCATGATCTGCTTGGCCTGCACCGGTCCCGGCGCGTCAGCGATGATCTCTACGATGTCCCGGTAGACATCCGGCAACACCGCCACGACCAGACCCTCCCGCCACGGCGGCACCATCATCACCCCGACGCCATGAGGCGCCGACGTCTCGTGCGGTCCCTGAACATCCCCCGCCGCAACGTCCGGCTCGGTGTCCGAGGCCGACAGCTCCGCCAGCACCTGCGCGACGGTCTCCCGCGTGATCTCAAGACGCGACAGATCCTCCCGCGCCTTCTCCAGCCGGAGGGCCAACTCCGCCGCCTCGGTTTGGAGTTCCTCTACTCGCTGCCGAGCCGCGGCCTCCCGCGCCTCAAGCTCCTTCGGCAAAGACACCATGGCGTCCCACCTCCACCCCGCAACGGTAGAAGCAAGCCGCCGCCTTCCACCCTGCCAATGAATATCTACCCAGGTCAGCTACCCCGAGAGGAATCACATCCGAACTCGTTGGCGCTGACGCGAGGAGGATGCGAGGCTGCCGTCCCCAGGCACCGATGGAGAAGGCCCAGATGACGCACGACGAGGCACTCGAGCAGCTCAGCCATATCGCGCGCGAGAGGGCGTTCGAAAGGCATGTCGGATCCGACCGACTCATCCAGGCCGGGGTGGATGCCCTGATGGCCGGCGTTGAGAGTCCCTCACTCGCCATGCTGGCGGGGCTCCTGCGCAGCGAGGAGCCCGAAGCACCTGCACTATTCGACCAGGTGCTGGAGGAGCTGGGGCTGGCTTTTCACCCGCCGGCCGACCCCCGGGCCGCGAAATGGGCGATGGCCTACTGGATCGCCGGCCAGATCGCGGACGGGTCTCTCGACCCGGCCACCGGCACACACCTCATCTGGGCAGACATCGCTTACGACCTTGGAAATCCAGAAGATCTGGAGCCCCTAGTCCACTGCGCACACAATCTGGACGGCTGGGAAGAGAGCTGGGGTGTCTCACGTGAAGAGCTCAACCGGGAAGCAGTCGAGGCTGCCAACCAGTTCCTGAGCAAACGACCAAGGCACGACGGCGGGCGCTGACCGAACCGAGCATCACTTCAAAGGATCCGCACCCATCCCGGTTTTCGGGCAAGGTGGCGCTAACCTCGGGCTTTCGCTGGCCAGCTTCGGGATTCACCCCCGAGAAACCTACGCATTGCGAGACCGTGAGCGATCATGTCGCCCTGTGATTCGTCGTGCTGCGTGGTGACGTTGTGCCTGATCAGAGCATGTGTGGCAGGTTGACTCGTACCACCTGATGCTGCGCCGTCCAAAGGCGTCCGGCCACCGGCTGGCCACCGGGGGGTCTTTGCTGGTGGCGGGAAGCAGGGTCACCGAGATTGTCGGTCTTCGACAACCCCTTCACACACGTGTCGGACCTCCCGCAGGTCGCTCCGGAGAAGGCCCCCATTTCCAGCGATCTCAGTCACGGTTCCCGTGACGACCTGCCCACGGTGCAGGGTCTTGAGGAAAGAGCAGTCTCGATCGCTGGGACCTTCGGACGACCCCGTTGGCCGGGGCATGCGTCAGGCGGTTCAGGACCTACCGGGCACTGCTTGGGACAAATCACCCGACTCCCCGGCCCTGCGGACAGAGGGGCTATGCGGCGCGCCGTCGCATAGGGTTGGGACAACCGAGGGGGATTTCGGACACAGCGGATGATCATGCGGCAGTCGCGACGGCGAGGCGCCCTGGTCGTGCCCGGCCCAGGACCTGCGCACGGTGTGCTTACGCAACCTCCTTGCGCTTCCGTGAGGTGATCGACAAAAGGTTTCACACGGCAAGAGGAGCCATCCCGATGACCGCGGAACGGGAAAGATCCGGGCACGGCCCGGCCGCGTCCGACCTGACGGGACGTTCCAGCGAGCTGGACCTCATCAAGGCCCTCATCGAGGACACCGGCAAGCTGGGCGGCTCGCTCACACTCTTCGGCGAACCCGGAGTGGGCAAATCCGCGCTGCTCGACGCGGCCGCCGATCTGGCCCTGGCGAACGGCATGCGGACGCTGCGGGCGGCCGGGGCCGAGTTCGAGGCCAATATCGCGTTCGCGGGGCTCAACCAACTGCTGGTGCCGCTGGCTCCGATGTTCCTTCGGCTCGACTCGTCCCACGAGAGCGTCCTGCGGGTGGCGCTAGGCTTCGGCGACGGTCCGACTCCCTCGCGCCTCCTGATCGCGACCGCGACACTGTCGCTGCTCCTGCTCGCCGCGCAGGATCAACCGCTGGTGGTAATCGTCGACGACACTCAGTGGCTCGACGGCGCGAGCGCCGACGTGCTGGCGTTCGTGGCCCGACGGGTCGCCGGCACCGCGGCGCGTGTCCTGACGGCGGTCCGCACCGCCGAGCAGCCGCCGGCCGACGACGTCAGCAGCCTCACCATCCACTCCCTCGACGACGCGGCGGCCGAGTCTCTGCTGATCGGGCGCTACCCGGATCTCGCCGAGCCCGTGCGCCGGCGCATCGTGACCGAGGCGCAGGGGAACCCGCTCGCCCTGGTCGAACTGCCGGCCATGCTGACCCCGGACCGGTACCCGACCGCCGACGCCCTGCCCGCCGTGCTGCCGTTGTCCGAGCGGCTCAGCCGGACGTTCACCTCCCGCGTCTCCGCACTCGCTCCCGAGACCCAGGACCTGCTGTTGCTGCTCGCTCTGGACGGCTCGGGTCGGGCGCTGTCGGACGAGGGGGTGGTGGGCCCCGGTGCCGCGGCCCAACTGGACATCGCCGAACACGAGCGCATCGTCGTGGTCGACCGACAGCACACGGTGGTCTTCCGCCACCCGCTGGTGCGCTCCGCGGTGGTCGAACTGGCCGGGCCCGAGGCCCGGCGCAGGGCCCACCGGGCGCTCGCCAAGGGCCGGGCCCTGGATCCGGGGCACCGGGCCTGGCACCTGGCGGACGCCTCCTTCGGTCCCGACGAGGAGGTGGCCAGCCTGCTGCAACGCGAGGCGATCCAGGCCCTCAAGCGCGGGGACCCTACGGCCGCGGTGGCGGCGATGACCCGCTCGGCGGACCTGAGCCCTGACCTCCAGCACCGCTCGCAGCGGCTGGCGGCGACCGCGTACTTCGCCGCCGAGGTCATGGGCGACCTGCGGTCGGTGTCGAGCCTGCTGAGCGATGCCCGGCGGGTGAACGCGGGCGTGGGCTCGCTGGCCGCCGCTTCCGCGGCGGCTTCACTGCTGCTGTATTCCGACGGGGACGTCATCTCCGCTTACCGGGTGATCAGCGCCGCGCTGCGGGCCCCGGATGTCGAGCCCGCCGCGGAGGAGGTCAACTCGGCGATCTGGATCCTGTCGCTGACCGTTGCCCTCAACGGGCGCAAGGAGATGTGGGACTCCTACCGCGAGCTGGTGGAGCGGTACCGCGACATGCTGCCCGAGTCCGTGCTGATCCGCTCCGAGATCGCCACCAACCCCGCCACCGCCTCGCCCGAGACACTGGCCACCCTGGACCGGCAGATCGCGGACCTGGCCACCGAGCGCGACCCCGGGCAGATCATCCGCATCGCCTACGTCGCCAACGACGTGGACCGCCTCGCCGACCTGCGCGAACCGCTCCTGCGGGTGTGGCGCGAAGGCAGGCAGGCGGGTGTGGTCGCCTCGGTGACCAACGCGCTGATGCTGTTGTGCGGGGAGAGCTACCTGGCCGGGCGCTGGGACGACACGATGCGCTTCGCCGAGGAGGGCCTGGATCTCGTCGAGGCGTACGGGTACCTGGAGTTCGTCTGGTACCTGAAGTACAGCAAGGCCCTGGCCGCCGCCGCACTGGGCCAGCAGGACGTGGCGGAGGAACCGCTGGAGTGGATGCTGTCCTGGTCGCTCCCGCGCCAGGCCTTCATCGTGCCGCAGCACGTGTACCGGGTGCGGACGCTCGCCGCCATCGGCCGCGGCGACTACGAGACCGCGTACGCCGAGGCGGCCCGGATCAGCCCGCGCGGGGTGGAAGGCGGCACCGCCCAGCAGTTGCAGCTGTTCGTGGCCTACGACCTGGTCGAGGCGGCCGTACGGACCGGCCGCACCGAACAGGCCCGGGGGTTCGTCGACGCGATGCTGCGCATGGGCATCGCGAAGATCTCCTCGCGCTGGGCGCTGCTCGTGGCGGGGGCCCAGGGGCTGGTGTCCCAGGGGGAGGTGGCGAGCGCCCACTTCGAGCGGGCCCTTGTGGCGGCGCCGGAGGATCTGTGGCCCTTCGAGCGTGCGCGGGTGCTGCTGGCGTACGGCGAGCACCTGCGCCGGGAGCGGGCCACCGTCGAGTCGCGTGTGCACCTGGTCGCGGCGCTGGCGCTGTTCGATCGGCTGCGGGCCGCGCCGTGGGCCGAGCGCGCCAGGAACGAGATGAGGGCCACCGGCCTGTCGCGCCGCCCGGCCGACGCGAGCCAGGTCCAGCTCACCCCGCAGGAGCTGCAGATCGCCACGCTCGCGGCGTCGGGGCTGACGAACAAGGCGATCGGGGAACGGCTGCACCTGTCCGCGCGCACCGTCAGCGGGCACCTCTACAACGTGTTCCCCAAGCTCGGCGTCACCGCGCGCGCCGGCCTGCGCGACGCGCTCACCGCCCTGGGCGAGCAGCACCATGATCCGGAGTTTCCGTAACCAGAGGGAACAACCAGGTCGGATGACTGGTGCGAGCCGTATACCCCCGGGATGACGATTCGGTTGTCACCGCCGCTCGGCGGGACAACCCGTACAGGAGCCACTGATGAGTTTCGTCGTACCCGAATCCCCTGCCGGCCCGCAGCCCCGGGGTGGTGGCCTGCACGTTCCCGCCGCCGAGGGCATCACCACGTGGTTCAACGGAGACATATACACGACCAAGCTCACCGCTGAGCAGTCCAACGGGGCGTTCGGTTTCGTGGAGGCCAGCGTGCCTCCGGGCGGCGGGCCTGCTCCGCATGTCCACGCGCACACCGACGAGACGTTCTACCTCGTCTCCGGGGAGCTGGAGTTCCTCGACGGCGACCGGGAGTTCACCGCGCGCACCGGCGACCTGGTGTTCTGCCCGCGAGGGAACACCCACCGGTTCACCAACACCGGGCTGCACCCGGCGAAGCTGGTGTTCATGTACACCCCAGGAGGAGCCGAGGGCCTGTTCGTCGAAGGCGGCGACGAGCCCCGCCCAGGCATGCAGGTGCAGCCGTGGGGGCCCGAGCGTATCGACGAGCGGATGCTGGGCCTGCTGGCCAAGTACGACACGGGCCTGCCCGCCGCGCCGTAGCGGTAGCTGAACAGCAAGGAGCCCGGTAGCGCGATGGTGGCGCTACCGGGCTCCTTGCTGTTGGGTCAGGCGTCGATGTCGATGACGATCTTGGCGTGGGCCGAGCCGTCCTCGACGGCCGCGTGGGCCTGGGCGATCGTCTCCAGGCTGTAGCGGCGGGGATCGAGCAGCGGCTTGAGCAGGCCTGCGTCGGCCAGGGCGGCGGCTTCGCGCAGGATCTCGCCGTGGTGCTCGCGGCCGTTACCGGTGAGCATGGGCAGCAGGGTGAAGACCCCGGAGTAGGTGGCGCCACGGAACGAGAGCGGGGCCAGGCTGTGGCTGCCCCAGCCCAGGGCACTCAGGACGTGGCCGGTGTAAGGGCGCACCGCGGCGAAGGAGTTGTCCAGGACGGTGCCCCCGACGGTATCGAAGACGATGTCGAAACCCTCGCCGCCGGTGTGGGCGGCGACGTACTCCTCCACCTCGGTGGTGGCGTAGTCAATCGCGGTGGCGCCGAGCTGGCGGACGGTCTCGGCGTCGGCGGCCGAGGCGGTGGCGAAGACCTCGGCACCGCGGGCGCGGGCGATCTGTACCGCGACGTGGCCGATGCCGCCCGCTCCGCCGTGCACCAGGACCTTGTGCCCGGCACCGACCTGAGCCCGGTCCACCAGCCCCTCCCATGCGGTGACCACCGACAGCGGCAGCGCCGCGGCCTCGCGCATGGTCAAGGTGGCGGGCTTGTCGGCGAGCAGGCGGGCGTCGGCGGCGGCGTACTGGGCCAGTGATCCCTGCAGGTCACCGACACCGCCGCTCAGCCCGTACACCTCGTCGCCGACGGCGAAGCCGGTTACCTGCGACCCAACCTCCTCGACAGTGCCGGCCAGGTCCAGGCCCAGCACCGCGGGCAGGACAGCACGGGCGTGTGCGGCCAGACCGGCACGGATCTTGGTGTCCAGGGGGTTCACGCCGCTGGCGGCGATCTTGACCAGGACCTGGCCGGGGCCGGGCACCGGTGTGGCGATGTCGGCCAGTTCCAGCGGGGTGGCGAATTGTCTGAGCACGGCTGCGCGCATGGTCACTGTCTTTCGGTGGGTCCGGGTGGTGGCCGCCGTCATGAGGGGCGGTGGAGCTGGGGATGGGCCGGTCGCGCGGGGGTCGCCAGGTCGAGAACTGCGAGAAGCCGGGCTGAGCCGGTGTCGGTAGGAGTGGACGACCACGTCCACATAGCCCTCGTTTGGAAAGGCCTGTGCGGTGCGGTCCAGAAGCGCGTCGTCGAAGTCCCGGTCGGGTGAGTTGCGCCGCCGGATCACCTCGGCGATGTCGCGGCGGTTGCCGCTCAGGCCGCGCCGTCCGCGTTCGCCGCGACGACGTCGGCCCCCAGCGCCGCCTGCTGCCCCGACCGGCCCGTCTCGAAGTAGGCGACGTCCAGGACACCGGCCCGCACGGTGCGCGGGGTGCCGAGCCCGGCAGAGCCCACGGATGTCGTCGCTGCGGGGATCACGGCTGTAGCAGCCACTGGGCCTCGGTGCTCGCGCGTGAGGGGCGCCAGTCGATGACCGTGTGCGTGGCCACCTCGGCGATGCCGAAGGGGTCCAGGGCCAGGATTCGGCCCAGTGCCTCGCGGTCGGCGGCCCGGGCCAGGACGAGGCCGCCCGTCCTGGGTTCCTGGCGGCCCGAGGCGAGGAAGTGGCCGGCCGCGTAGTTCTCCTCCAGCCAGGCGTTGTGGGCTTCCAGGTGGCGGTCGATCTCTTCGAGCGGCGCGGTGTAGTTCAGGATCACGATGAACATGGCGTGCACTTCCGATCTTCGGACGGGGCGGTCAAGGGGGGTGAGGCGGTAGGGGTCAGGCGGGCTGGACCCGGGCCCAGAAGTCGTTGAACTCGACGCTGTCGAAGAACGCGACAGCGCTGACGATCCGCTGGTCACGCATGGTCAGGAACCAGGCGTAGGTGTTGTCGTAGCGCGAGCCGTCCCGCACCGTGGCGCTCGCGTCGAACAGGGCGACCACGGTGTCCCCGTCGGCGTACAGCGCGCGGACGGACGGCACCAGCGGGCTGCTCATCCGGGCGTTGAACGGGGCGATGACCGTGGAGAGGAACGCCTCGCGGGTGGGGTAGGTGCCGGAGGCGACGCTGTTGCCGACGATGGTCCAGTCGGCGTCCTCGGCCAGGAGGTCGAACACCCCGCCGGTACCGGCGGCCCAGGCGTCGAACGCCTCCGCGACCAGCTGCTTGTTGGATTTCTCGGACATGGGGTTTCTCGTTTCATCGGTGAGGGATTCGGCGGCTGTGCCGTCCCTATCCATGGTCGTCGCCGCCCCACGGCCGGGCATGAGTCATCCGACCCGGGTTTCACCGACCCTGGCCCACCTGGGCGGGTACGGCCACCGGCCCGGTGCGCCCGTCGCAGGCGCACAGCACACCCGGTGCGGTGGTGTTGCCGCGGGCCGCACGGCTCTGGTGCGAGGGCGGCGCCGCACAAAGGCCCTTCGCAGTCAGGTCGGATGACTGGTGCGGGCCGGATGCCCCCGGGATGACGATTCAGTTGTCCCCGCCGCTCGGCGGGACAACGCATCCCGACCCAAGGAGCACCCCATGCCGTTCGTCAACGTCAAGCTGGTCGACGGAGTGTTCACCCCCCAGGAGAAGCACGACATGGCCGCCGCCCTG is a window of Streptomyces mirabilis DNA encoding:
- a CDS encoding cupin domain-containing protein, translated to MSFVVPESPAGPQPRGGGLHVPAAEGITTWFNGDIYTTKLTAEQSNGAFGFVEASVPPGGGPAPHVHAHTDETFYLVSGELEFLDGDREFTARTGDLVFCPRGNTHRFTNTGLHPAKLVFMYTPGGAEGLFVEGGDEPRPGMQVQPWGPERIDERMLGLLAKYDTGLPAAP
- a CDS encoding nuclear transport factor 2 family protein, producing MSEKSNKQLVAEAFDAWAAGTGGVFDLLAEDADWTIVGNSVASGTYPTREAFLSTVIAPFNARMSSPLVPSVRALYADGDTVVALFDASATVRDGSRYDNTYAWFLTMRDQRIVSAVAFFDSVEFNDFWARVQPA
- a CDS encoding helix-turn-helix transcriptional regulator → MTAERERSGHGPAASDLTGRSSELDLIKALIEDTGKLGGSLTLFGEPGVGKSALLDAAADLALANGMRTLRAAGAEFEANIAFAGLNQLLVPLAPMFLRLDSSHESVLRVALGFGDGPTPSRLLIATATLSLLLLAAQDQPLVVIVDDTQWLDGASADVLAFVARRVAGTAARVLTAVRTAEQPPADDVSSLTIHSLDDAAAESLLIGRYPDLAEPVRRRIVTEAQGNPLALVELPAMLTPDRYPTADALPAVLPLSERLSRTFTSRVSALAPETQDLLLLLALDGSGRALSDEGVVGPGAAAQLDIAEHERIVVVDRQHTVVFRHPLVRSAVVELAGPEARRRAHRALAKGRALDPGHRAWHLADASFGPDEEVASLLQREAIQALKRGDPTAAVAAMTRSADLSPDLQHRSQRLAATAYFAAEVMGDLRSVSSLLSDARRVNAGVGSLAAASAAASLLLYSDGDVISAYRVISAALRAPDVEPAAEEVNSAIWILSLTVALNGRKEMWDSYRELVERYRDMLPESVLIRSEIATNPATASPETLATLDRQIADLATERDPGQIIRIAYVANDVDRLADLREPLLRVWREGRQAGVVASVTNALMLLCGESYLAGRWDDTMRFAEEGLDLVEAYGYLEFVWYLKYSKALAAAALGQQDVAEEPLEWMLSWSLPRQAFIVPQHVYRVRTLAAIGRGDYETAYAEAARISPRGVEGGTAQQLQLFVAYDLVEAAVRTGRTEQARGFVDAMLRMGIAKISSRWALLVAGAQGLVSQGEVASAHFERALVAAPEDLWPFERARVLLAYGEHLRRERATVESRVHLVAALALFDRLRAAPWAERARNEMRATGLSRRPADASQVQLTPQELQIATLAASGLTNKAIGERLHLSARTVSGHLYNVFPKLGVTARAGLRDALTALGEQHHDPEFP
- a CDS encoding YciI family protein; the encoded protein is MFIVILNYTAPLEEIDRHLEAHNAWLEENYAAGHFLASGRQEPRTGGLVLARAADREALGRILALDPFGIAEVATHTVIDWRPSRASTEAQWLLQP
- a CDS encoding zinc-dependent alcohol dehydrogenase family protein, coding for MRAAVLRQFATPLELADIATPVPGPGQVLVKIAASGVNPLDTKIRAGLAAHARAVLPAVLGLDLAGTVEEVGSQVTGFAVGDEVYGLSGGVGDLQGSLAQYAAADARLLADKPATLTMREAAALPLSVVTAWEGLVDRAQVGAGHKVLVHGGAGGIGHVAVQIARARGAEVFATASAADAETVRQLGATAIDYATTEVEEYVAAHTGGEGFDIVFDTVGGTVLDNSFAAVRPYTGHVLSALGWGSHSLAPLSFRGATYSGVFTLLPMLTGNGREHHGEILREAAALADAGLLKPLLDPRRYSLETIAQAHAAVEDGSAHAKIVIDIDA